The Streptomyces sp. NBC_00162 sequence CATAACCCAGTTGTACAACCTGGTTATGGATGGCAGGATCCGCGGCATGCACACCTTCTCCGCAGCTGACGGAACCCGCCTCGCCTACCGCACCCACGGAGACGGCGACCCCGTGGTCTGCCTCCCCGGCGGCCCCGCGGACTCCGCCTACCTCGGCGACCTCGGCGGCCTGTCCGCGCACCGCCGGCTGATCGTCCCGGACCTGCGCGGCACCGGCCGGTCCGCGGTTCCCGAGGACACCTCCTCGTACCGCTGCGACCGCCTCGTCGACGACGTCGAGGCGTTGCGCGCACACCTGGGACTCCCCGCGATGGACCTGCTCGCCCACTCCGCCGGGGCGAACCTCGCGGCGCAGTACGCGGCCCGGTTCCCGCACCGCGTGAGCAGACTCGCACTGATCACCCCCGGTACCCGGGCCGTCGGCATCGAGATCACCGGGGAGACGCGGCGCGAGCTCGCCCAACTCCGGGGAAACGAGCCGTGGTTCCCGGCTGCCTTCGCCGCCCTGGAGGCGATCACCGAGGGCACGGGCAGCGACTGGGATGCCATCGCCCCCT is a genomic window containing:
- a CDS encoding alpha/beta fold hydrolase, giving the protein MHTFSAADGTRLAYRTHGDGDPVVCLPGGPADSAYLGDLGGLSAHRRLIVPDLRGTGRSAVPEDTSSYRCDRLVDDVEALRAHLGLPAMDLLAHSAGANLAAQYAARFPHRVSRLALITPGTRAVGIEITGETRRELAQLRGNEPWFPAAFAALEAITEGTGSDWDAIAPFFCGRWDDRARQHQAAGRPRNMEAVTVFAAEGAFDPETTRAALAAFAAPVLLLAGEFDLNSPPRSTAEFAGLFPDASFVVQPGAGHYPWVDDADRFAATTAAFLG